The following are encoded together in the Populus trichocarpa isolate Nisqually-1 chromosome 5, P.trichocarpa_v4.1, whole genome shotgun sequence genome:
- the LOC7464794 gene encoding protodermal factor 1 isoform X1, with translation MEKQKSNQAPMLMWVLVAGLLSHNLAFPVLATTFEDQKNYYSPPDPHSRSPPSGSHTPSHGTTPSHGSGGSSGGTPSHSTPSTPSGGSHNPTPSTPSGGGYNPTPSTPSGGGHNIPTPSTPSGGNCGTPPSVPTPSIPSNPPRGGTYPTPPTTGGSPPTPVSVSPPTTPSIIPGTPFTPTPPFIPDPNSPFSCNYWRTHPALIWGVLGWWGTMGNAFGVGSLPGFGTSMTVQQALSNTRTDGYGTLYREGTASLLNSMVSNRFPFTTRQVRENFISALASNKAAGAQGHLFKLANEGRLKPRA, from the exons ATGGAGAAGCAGAAGAGCAATCAGGCTCCAATGTTGATGTGGGTTTTGGTCGCTGGCTTGCTTTCCCACAACTTGGCCTTCCCTGTCTTGGCCACAACCTTTGAAGATCAAAAGAACTACTACTCCCCACCAGACCCGCATTCAAGAAGTCCCCCTTCTG GTTCACACACCCCTTCCCATGGAACTACACCTTCACATGGCTCAGGAGGTAGCTCTGGTGGCACACCATCTCACTCAACCCCGTCAACCCCTTCAGGTGGAAGCCACAATCCAACACCATCAACCCCTTCAGGTGGAGGCTACAATCCAACACCATCAACCCCTTCAGGTGGAGGCCACAACATTCCAACACCATCAACCCCTTCAGGTGGAAATTGTGGGACCCCACCAAGTGTTCCTACTCCATCAATACCATCAAACCCTCCTCGAGGTGGTACCTACCCCACCCCTCCGACCACTGGAGGCAGCCCCCCAACACCAGTCAGTGTAAGCCCACCAACCACCCCAAGTATCATTCCAGGCACCCCTTTCACCCCCACGCCTCCTTTCATTCCTGATCCTAATTCACCCTTCTCATGCAA TTACTGGAGAACTCACCCTGCGCTAATATGGGGTGTTTTGGGCTGGTGGGGAACAATGGGAAACGCATTTGGTGTTGGTAGCTTGCCAGGATTTGGAACGAGTATGACCGTGCAGCAAGCACTTTCAAACACACGTACTGATGGGTACGGAACACTCTACCGAGAAGGTACTGCTTCCTTGCTCAACTCCATGGTAAGCAACAGGTTCCCTTTCACAACCAGGCAAGTCAGGGAGAATTTCATTTCTGCACTCGCCTCCAACAAGGCTGCAGGAGCCCAGGGACATCTCTTCAAGCTGGCCAATGAGGGCAGACTCAAGCCTAGAGCCTGA
- the LOC7464794 gene encoding protodermal factor 1 isoform X2, with product MEKQKSNQAPMLMWVLVAGLLSHNLAFPVLATTFEDQKNYYSPPDPHSRSPPSGSHTPSHGTTPSHGSGGSSGGTPSHSTPSTPSGGSHNPTPSTPSGGGHNIPTPSTPSGGNCGTPPSVPTPSIPSNPPRGGTYPTPPTTGGSPPTPVSVSPPTTPSIIPGTPFTPTPPFIPDPNSPFSCNYWRTHPALIWGVLGWWGTMGNAFGVGSLPGFGTSMTVQQALSNTRTDGYGTLYREGTASLLNSMVSNRFPFTTRQVRENFISALASNKAAGAQGHLFKLANEGRLKPRA from the exons ATGGAGAAGCAGAAGAGCAATCAGGCTCCAATGTTGATGTGGGTTTTGGTCGCTGGCTTGCTTTCCCACAACTTGGCCTTCCCTGTCTTGGCCACAACCTTTGAAGATCAAAAGAACTACTACTCCCCACCAGACCCGCATTCAAGAAGTCCCCCTTCTG GTTCACACACCCCTTCCCATGGAACTACACCTTCACATGGCTCAGGAGGTAGCTCTGGTGGCACACCATCTCACTCAACCCCGTCAACCCCTTCAGGTGGAAGCCACAATCCAACACCATCAACCCCTTCAG GTGGAGGCCACAACATTCCAACACCATCAACCCCTTCAGGTGGAAATTGTGGGACCCCACCAAGTGTTCCTACTCCATCAATACCATCAAACCCTCCTCGAGGTGGTACCTACCCCACCCCTCCGACCACTGGAGGCAGCCCCCCAACACCAGTCAGTGTAAGCCCACCAACCACCCCAAGTATCATTCCAGGCACCCCTTTCACCCCCACGCCTCCTTTCATTCCTGATCCTAATTCACCCTTCTCATGCAA TTACTGGAGAACTCACCCTGCGCTAATATGGGGTGTTTTGGGCTGGTGGGGAACAATGGGAAACGCATTTGGTGTTGGTAGCTTGCCAGGATTTGGAACGAGTATGACCGTGCAGCAAGCACTTTCAAACACACGTACTGATGGGTACGGAACACTCTACCGAGAAGGTACTGCTTCCTTGCTCAACTCCATGGTAAGCAACAGGTTCCCTTTCACAACCAGGCAAGTCAGGGAGAATTTCATTTCTGCACTCGCCTCCAACAAGGCTGCAGGAGCCCAGGGACATCTCTTCAAGCTGGCCAATGAGGGCAGACTCAAGCCTAGAGCCTGA
- the LOC18099636 gene encoding uncharacterized protein LOC18099636, with product MGRLNVDIDDVVLEKALKNAKYTSPTIQKEILHILANKMRKKICEQVRDAKFCILVDEAKDASNKEQMAIVLRFVDIQGFVKGMMVLAICVAHGMDYKLYFSEIVLMHIMYIALLIDYNWDKLQQLKMRFLFAIGERETGRGANQIGNLHRSGTTHWSSHFDSICSLIDMYGATITVLESMVQEGSSNSIHGEVGGCLIVMKSFEFIFILYLMHKIMGITDLLCRALKQKSLDILNVMDLVSTTKALLQTLRDAGFDLLLANVQFVCTKYEIEIPHMNASYKKATVDAIYKLAEKFYPEDFNEQEMYYLRSQLKHYQIDVIHHESFQNMSTISELCRGLAETNKSQHYHLIDRLIRLVLTLPVSTATTERAFSAMKHVKTVLRNKMEEEFLADSMMIYIERELVEDIKFEFDHR from the exons ATGGGGAGACTGAATGTTGATATTGATGATGTTGTCTTAGAAAAAGCTCTGAAAAATGCAAAGTATACCTCGCCGACTATTCAAAAAGAGATTTTGCATATTCTTGCGAataaaatgaggaaaaagattTGTGAACAAGTTAGAGATGCaaagttttgtattttggttGACGAAGCCAAAGATGcatcaaataaagaacaaatggctattgttttgagatttgttgACATTCAGGGTTTT GTCAAGGGTATGATGGTGCTAGCAATATGCGTGGCGCATGGAATGGACTACAAGCTCTATTTCTCAGAGATTGTCcttatgcatattatgtacattgcTTTGCTCATCGACTACAACTGGGATAAGTTGCAGCAGCTGAAAATGAgatttctatttg CTATTGGAGAACGTGAGACTGGTAGAGGGGCTAATCAAATTGGTAATTTACATCGAAGTGGAACTACTCACTGGAGCTCTCATTTTGATTCTATTTGCAGCTTAATAGATATGTATGGTGCAACTATTACTGTGCTTGAAAGTATGGTTCAAGAAGGATCTTCTAATTCTATACATGGAGAAGTTGGTGGTTGTTTGATTGTGatgaaatcttttgaatttatattcatcttatATTTGATGCATAAAATAATGGGGATTACTGATTTACTTTGTCGAGCTTTGAAGCAAAAATCTCTTGACATCTTAAATGTAATGGATCTTGTATCAACTACTAAAGCATTGCTTCAAACTTTGAGAGATGCCGGATTTGATCTTCTCCTTGCAAATGTGCAATTTGTTTGCACaaaatatgagattgagataccACATATGAATGCTTCGTATAAAAAGGCTACAG ttgaTGCTATTTACAAGCTTGCTGAGAAATTTTATCCTGAAGATTTCAATGAACAAGAGATGTATTATTTGAGATCTCAGCTAAAGCATTATCAGATTGATGTGATTCATCATGAGAGCTTTCAGAATATGTCTACCATTTCTGAATTATGTCGAGGATTAGCTGAAACAAATAAGTCGCAGcactatcatttgattgacaGGTTGATTCGTCTTGTTTTGACTTTGCCTGTTTCCACTGCCACTACAGAGAGGGCATTTTCAGCTatgaaacatgttaaaactgtGCTTCGCAATAAAATGGAAGAGGAGTTCTTAGCAGATTCTATGATGATTTACATTGAACGAGAGCTTGTTGAagatattaaatttgaattcgATCATAGATGA
- the LOC7464794 gene encoding protodermal factor 1 isoform X3: MEKQKSNQAPMLMWVLVAGLLSHNLAFPVLATTFEDQKNYYSPPDPHSRSPPSGSHTPSHGTTPSHGSGGSSGGTPSHSTPSTPSGGSHNPTPSTPSGGNCGTPPSVPTPSIPSNPPRGGTYPTPPTTGGSPPTPVSVSPPTTPSIIPGTPFTPTPPFIPDPNSPFSCNYWRTHPALIWGVLGWWGTMGNAFGVGSLPGFGTSMTVQQALSNTRTDGYGTLYREGTASLLNSMVSNRFPFTTRQVRENFISALASNKAAGAQGHLFKLANEGRLKPRA; this comes from the exons ATGGAGAAGCAGAAGAGCAATCAGGCTCCAATGTTGATGTGGGTTTTGGTCGCTGGCTTGCTTTCCCACAACTTGGCCTTCCCTGTCTTGGCCACAACCTTTGAAGATCAAAAGAACTACTACTCCCCACCAGACCCGCATTCAAGAAGTCCCCCTTCTG GTTCACACACCCCTTCCCATGGAACTACACCTTCACATGGCTCAGGAGGTAGCTCTGGTGGCACACCATCTCACTCAACCCCGTCAACCCCTTCAGGTGGAAGCCACAATCCAACACCATCAACCCCTTCAG GTGGAAATTGTGGGACCCCACCAAGTGTTCCTACTCCATCAATACCATCAAACCCTCCTCGAGGTGGTACCTACCCCACCCCTCCGACCACTGGAGGCAGCCCCCCAACACCAGTCAGTGTAAGCCCACCAACCACCCCAAGTATCATTCCAGGCACCCCTTTCACCCCCACGCCTCCTTTCATTCCTGATCCTAATTCACCCTTCTCATGCAA TTACTGGAGAACTCACCCTGCGCTAATATGGGGTGTTTTGGGCTGGTGGGGAACAATGGGAAACGCATTTGGTGTTGGTAGCTTGCCAGGATTTGGAACGAGTATGACCGTGCAGCAAGCACTTTCAAACACACGTACTGATGGGTACGGAACACTCTACCGAGAAGGTACTGCTTCCTTGCTCAACTCCATGGTAAGCAACAGGTTCCCTTTCACAACCAGGCAAGTCAGGGAGAATTTCATTTCTGCACTCGCCTCCAACAAGGCTGCAGGAGCCCAGGGACATCTCTTCAAGCTGGCCAATGAGGGCAGACTCAAGCCTAGAGCCTGA